A stretch of Aedes aegypti strain LVP_AGWG chromosome 2, AaegL5.0 Primary Assembly, whole genome shotgun sequence DNA encodes these proteins:
- the LOC5567701 gene encoding solute carrier family 25 member 35: protein MYATDFLLGGVASMGATLFTNPLEVVKTRMQLQGELAAKGTYAKPYKSILDAFVTIAKNDGYWALQKGLTPSLCFQFGINSARLGIYNTAFENGYTRTKDGKQSIWKNAFWGGIGGFIGSALASPFFMLRTHLQSQAVTQIAVGYQHQHTGMMSALKEIFQKHGIRGLYRGVAVTMPRAMLGSGGQLAGYGYTKDILLRHPLHAQQSDRLVSFLSGIAGGTVMAITMTPPDVVATRLYNQGVDAKGKGIYYNGVVDCFLKILKTEGVAGLYKGFWPHYMRIGPHSMLVLVFFDELKAIRKKYFRNREKL, encoded by the exons GTAGTCAAAACACGCATGCAACTACAAGGAGAGTTAGCTGCCAAGGGTACCTACGCTAAGCCTTATAAAAGCATCCTGGATGCGTTTGTGACGATCGCCAAAAACGATGGATATTGGGCATTACAGAAAGGATTGACACCATCGCTGTGTTTTCAATTTGGCATCAATTCTGCAAG GTTGGGAATTTACAATACCGCCTTTGAGAATGGATACACTAGGACCAAAGATGGAAAGCAATCCATTTGGAAAAACGCTTTTTGGGGCGGCATCGGTGGATTCATAGGATCTGCGCTAGCAAGCCCATTCTTCATGCTTCGTACTCACCTGCAATCACAAGCCGTAACGCAAATAGCCGTTGGATATCAGCATCAACACACCGGTATGATGAGTGCGTTGAAAGAAATATTCCAGAAACATGGAATCCGAGGTTTATACAGAGGAGTGGCTGTGACTATGCCCCGAGCAATGTTGGGAAGTGGTGGTCAACTGGCCGGATATGGTTACACCAAAGACATACTTCTGAGGCATCCTCTTCATGCCCAGCAATCGGATCGGTTGGTTTCATTTCTCTCAGGAATAGCCGGTGGAACGGTTATGGCTATTACTATGACTCCTCCAGACGTAGTTGCTACTCGTTTGTACAATCAAGGGGTAGATGCTAAAGGAAAAGGAATTTACTACAACGGGGTTGTTGATTGCTttttaaaaattctcaaaacGGAAGGAGTTGCCGGCTTGTACAAAGGCTTTTGGCCTCATTACATGAGGATCGGACCACATTCAATGTTGGTCTTAGTATTTTTCGACGAACTCAAAGCAATCAGAAAGAAATACTTCAGAAACCGAGAAAAACTGTGA